In Nostoc edaphicum CCNP1411, the sequence AAATACAATTGAGCTAGCGTTGATCAATACTCAAAAAGAGTCACTAGTCAGCAGTCAATAGTCAGAGGATGTTTTAAAAGTCCTTTTATCGGGAGTAAAACGTTTTAGATCCCCCAAAGTCTCCCTTATTAAGAGGTTGTTTGAAAAGTGTTTCGCTGTGACTTTTATCACTTTTAGATCCCCCTAAATCCCCCTTAAAAAGGGGGACTTTAATTCTGGTTCCCCCCTTTTTAAGCTATCCATTATAAACATCTTTCTTAATAAGAACATTGACAAAAAAGAGTAGTTATGTAGGGAAGGATGGAAGCCAAAAAATCACAAGTGACAGGAGAAAATGGGCACGAGAATCAACAGAGTTTGAAAAAGTGAAATTTTCGCATGGCAACTTTGGTGTAAAAAACTAATTATCGGTAGTGGAAGAAGGAAAACACCGCAGAAACCGACGATAGGATGGAGCAATAATTAATTATTGAAAGACTGGCAAAGCAGCCAACCCTCAACCAGATCATGTAATCGACTTAATCCACGCCAGAGAACTTTTACACCTGGAGAGCCATCGCTTTTGCGACCTAAAAACCCACCAAGTCGAGCAATCCAATTGACCACTTGAGCCAGAGTCGGTGGTGTAGTATGAGGATAAAGTTGATGATGAATAGTGGTGTAGAGGACTTGCCACTCATGAGTGGCTAAAACTAGTTCACAACTAGCATCAGGCTGAAAACGAGCTAAGTAAGTCAGCCACAGCAAACGCCAAGCAACGATACTGTAGGTAGCCAAAGCCATCTCGATTCTGTGGGCAGTTTCGAGTTGTAACTTCTCAATGCCACAGCCACTTTTTTAAAACATAGTGATAACGTTCAATCAACCAGCGATAACTATACCATCGCACATACAGCTCGAACATCTTCCAGACAGGTAATCTCTAAGGTAGTCAGCAGTAACCAGGTAATCGGCTCGATCTCTGGTGGTGGCTCAACTTCTGTGACTAAAATAGCCTGCAATGTCACTTAGTTGCTAGAAGTTCTGTTTTGGGGGCGATTCTGCGGTGGTGCAATGGTAATTGTGGCATGACGAATCTTCAAGATGGCTGTTCTTGGCGTTTGAGTCGCAGAGCGTTTTACCTCTACTGTCATTGTGCCAACCGACTCAACAGACTCTAAAGTTGACCATAAATGCTGCTCACTGCCAACTAGACAGCGATTTTGAGTAGCTCGAATCAGAAAATCTGACCCAGGACGACGAGCATCAGCAAATAAGTCATAAAAATCGGCTTCTCGGTCAGCAATCGTCACTACTTGTACTGATTCGGGAATGATTGAGTCAGTTTTTTTCAAAGCATCAAGCCATCTTTGACTTTCTTTTTCTTTTGTCGGTTTTTGTTTCCTTTGTTCAGATTTTCCTAGTTCTTCTTCGTTTCTTGACCACACATCTTGCTCGATGATGCCCAATGGTATTCCCTGTGGGGAGACAGTGAAGACTGAGTGGACTTTTAACCCTTTGGCATAAGAACTATCGAGATATCCTGTTCCCGATAGAGCTTTGTGGCTGGTGTAGTTAAGTTCTGTGGTATCTTGTATTGCCAAGACTACTCTATGTTGGGTAATTCGCTCTACTGTCGCATCGATATGTCCTTGTCTAATCATGGATGGTTTGATGTACGGTGAATCCCAGAAGTCATAGGTGGCTTTCGTTTGCGCCCATGTTTCACTTGCTTGCAAAACACTGGCTTCCGGTTTCGCACTTAAATTTTCGACTATTTTGATTAACCGTTTGGTTCTTCTGGTGTCACCTAATTCGGTTCTTTCTAGTTCCTGTGTGATCCATTGTTCCATTTGCTGACTTTGCGATGCTTCCGGCTCTTCGTATAGACAATACACAATCTCTGGCTTTTGTCCAATTTTCTGTTAAGAAAGATGTTTATAATGGATAGCTTGCAAAGGGGGGTTTAGGGGGGAACTAAAATTTTTGATACCGACAAGAGGACTTTTCAAACATCCTCTAAGGGGGACTTTTATTCTGGTTCCCTTTTTTTTCGAGGTCAGGGAGGATATAGAAGTGACTAAAATTACATCCGACCACTTTTAAAACATCCTCTCAAGAAAAAAATTATTGTTACCCAGACTCCATATCTTTATGGCTTTTAAGTTATTTTTTGTGATTCTCTTAACCACTGACTAAAAAGTTACTTTTCTAAACGAACTGCATACCACTGTAAATATTTTCCAGGGCCAATATCTAATTCGCAACTAGTGTCGAGTAAATATTGTGCTTGAGCCTCCAAAGTATCAAACTTTTGCAAGTCAGGCGGCAAATCTTGAATTATGAGTTGTTGGAGAGTTGTTTTTAGCTTGTCTAATAACTCTGATAGTGTCAGAAATTGTTCTGGTTGATTTGTTTCTAGAACAACAAAGTTATCCTGCTGATACATTAATGAGTCTGGCATTTTAAAAATTTGGTGGATGTAAATAGGGTTAGATTTTTTGTAAGATTTTCCGGTTGTTTGTATAGTCCAAAAGATGGCGGTTTAATGTGTTGATTTGAAGAATTTATTAATTTTAATTTAGTAATTTTAGAATAAACAACCGATTTTTTAGTTGACTAATATATTGTAGTAGAAATCTTCCTATCTTTAAAAAGTTGTTTGAGTCAAATATCTAATTAATTGAGATTTTAGGTGGATTTATGTCAAGTATTACTAGATATACTAAATCGAATTAAATAAGAACTTTTACTTAATTTGCTAACCTAGATTCACTAGATAATAAAGCTTTGCACTAAGCTTTATCTGATCCTTATGTAATTATACTAAATCTCAGCAAACCTTCCCGAATAGACTAAATAAATTTAAGTCAGGTGATATTAATAATTTACTATTAGCTATCTTCTAAGCGGATTTTGGCAATTGCATTGCTCTGCCTTACTAAGTTTCTAAACTAACTACAGAACTACATAATTCAGGTATGTATTTGCAATTCTCAAAAAAATTGTAATTTGACTTTAACAATGGGGAAATATAAAAGTAACAATTTTCTCTCAAAACCATAGCTGAACAAAAAGGTAACAATTGCCTTCGTGCTCCAATTATAGATTGTCTATGCAACTTAGT encodes:
- a CDS encoding chlororespiratory reduction protein 7; translation: MPDSLMYQQDNFVVLETNQPEQFLTLSELLDKLKTTLQQLIIQDLPPDLQKFDTLEAQAQYLLDTSCELDIGPGKYLQWYAVRLEK